In Apostichopus japonicus isolate 1M-3 chromosome 5, ASM3797524v1, whole genome shotgun sequence, a single window of DNA contains:
- the LOC139967603 gene encoding uncharacterized protein produces the protein MPSFFWRLFLVVCFSFSAARVFLVIFYMREEWPAEIPYNSRHSYGRQRRILMEDFNADSIFHPSFDKLKPHEEDPSDTQDNFKNLSREEIRLMQKSPDQLQKVAVVWDENNHVRNEESANSGVKAVDRKSLFQKTRTAEFPINPPNVCDEEILLLILVHSLPRNHAQRDAARGAYGKNLTQILDRNVKVVFFCPGTSPSKVVNDQIYTESLRYNDLVHSKIADSMQTFRPSSKTMLSEFNWVKTYCSSAKFILFANDEQFINLEGIVARMKRQENKDLSNFYLGRVKKGAKPNRLRNEWDFVPESAFPGEVYPNYCIAGAGMILSSAFIQSVYDPAVSFISEVKAFPISDVMLGIVASRLKKAPMYNDEFRKIGGEAVYCDLKETLVLGDFNKPNLLLGAWANFTIHKQSHCPNPVPNATEIEEWTEGVDHKSFLSEVLYLHHSPEEICLDDEGTNKVFLLALVSTHPDHFELRDAIRETWAEPSYQNKFKVKTLFVMARPRKDSPEKQERIRKEFEEHNDLVQGDFLESFHNLTLKVILGLKWSSMYCPGASFIYKGDDDMLVNFEGIVRYVKGLEESQAKELFLGHLMTSSPAIRTPSKYQTKRGQYPFKYFLPYFSGGGYIMAQQAVRKMYQKALTTKFIPIDDAFAGILAFRSNIRLKHSGGFITTGFRKDHCRLKSAFNLHGFKKTEVMTSTWKEFQHVNETCA, from the coding sequence ATGCCTTCTTTCTTTTGGCGTTTGTTTTTGGTAGTTTGTTTCTCCTTCTCGGCGGCTAGAGTCTTTCTAGTCATCTTCTATATGCGTGAAGAATGGCCAGCCGAGATCCCATACAACTCAAGACATAGCTACGGAAGGCAGCGGCGTATTCTAATGGAAGATTTTAATGCAGATTCCATCTTTCATCCAAGTTTCGATAAACTGAAGCCACACGAGGAGGATCCGTCTGATACGCAAGACAATTTTAAGAACTTAAGTCGAGAAGAAATACGTCTAATGCAAAAATCTCCAGATCAATTACAAAAAGTTGCTGTGGTTTGGGACGAGAACAACCACGTTCGAAACGAAGAGTCAGCGAATAGTGGGGTGAAAGCGGTCGATAGGAAATCTCTCTTCCAAAAAACGAGAACTGCAGAATTTCCGATCAATCCACCTAATGTGTGCGATGAAGAGattttgttgttaatattagtCCATTCCTTACCAAGAAACCATGCCCAACGGGATGCGGCTCGAGGTGCCTACGGGAAAAACTTGACTCAAATTTTAGATCGTAATGTAAAGGTGGTCTTCTTTTGCCCGGGTACTTCTCCATCAAAAGTTGTGAATGATCAAATTTATACGGAAAGTTTGCGATACAATGATTTGGTTCATTCTAAAATTGCTGATTCTATGCAAACATTTCGGCCATCGTCGAAGACAATGCTTTCTGAGTTCAATTGGGTGAAAACATATTGTTCATCCGCTAAATTCATCTTATTTGCAAATGATGAACAATTTATAAACTTGGAAGGTATAGTTGCCCGCATGAAACGTCAAGAAAATAAGGATCTAAGCAACTTTTATCTAGGTCGGGTCAAAAAGGGTGCCAAGCCAAATCGACTAAGGAACGAATGGGATTTCGTACCGGAGTCGGCTTTCCCGGGAGAAGTTTATCCGAATTACTGTATCGCTGGTGCAGGGATGATCCTATCCAGTGCTTTCATCCAATCTGTTTACGACCCAGCTGTGTCTTTCATATCGGAGGTTAAAGCATTTCCAATAAGTGACGTTATGTTGGGTATAGTAGCTAGTAGGTTGAAAAAGGCACCGATGTACAACGATGAATTCCGTAAAATTGGCGGAGAAGCAGTGTACTGCGATTTGAAAGAGACGCTCGTCCTCGGAGATTTCAACAAACCCAATCTTTTACTTGGTGCTTGGGCTAATTTTACCATTCACAAACAAAGTCATTGTCCAAACCCTGTCCCTAACGCAACAGAGATTGAAGAGTGGACCGAAGGTGTGGACCACAAATCGTTCCTCAGTGAAGTCCTTTACCTCCATCACAGTCCAGAGGAAATTTGTCTGGATGACGAGGGGACCAATAAGGTGTTCCTCTTGGCTCTAGTCAGCACCCATCCGGACCACTTTGAACTCAGGGATGCCATTCGAGAGACGTGGGCGGAGCcaagttatcaaaacaaatttaaggTCAAAACGTTATTTGTTATGGCCAGGCCAAGGAAAGACTCGCCtgaaaaacaagaaaggatCAGGAAAGAGTTTGAGGAGCATAATGATTTAGTTCAAGGAGATTTTTTAGAATCTTTTCATAATTTAACTCTTAAAGTAATATTAGGTTTGAAATGGTCCAGTATGTACTGCCCAGGAGCGTCTTTCATTTACAAAGGGGACGATGACATGTTAGTCAATTTTGAAGGAATAGTTCGATACGTGAAAGGCCTGGAAGAAAGTCAGGCGAAAGAACTTTTCTTAGGTCATCTTATGACCTCGAGTCCAGCTATAAGGACGCCCTCAAAGTATCAAACAAAACGAGGACAGTATCCCTTTAAGtatttcttgccgtatttttcTGGTGGAGGTTATATCATGGCACAGCAAGCGGTCAGGAAAATGTATCAGAAAGCTTTAACAACTAAATTTATTCCAATCGATGACGCTTTCGCGGGAATTTTGGCTTTTCGTTCTAATATTCGTTTAAAGCATTCGGGTGGTTTTATAACGACAGGGTTTAGGAAAGATCACTGTAGATTAAAGTCAGCTTTCAATTTACATGGTTTTAAGAAGACGGAAGTTATGACAAGTACATGGAAGGAATTTCAACATGTAAACGAAACCTGCGCGTAA